acagacggacatggcaagatcgactcgtctagtgatgctaataaagaatatatataccttatggggtcggaaacgtctccttcactgcgttgcaaacttctgactaaaatcataataccctctgcaagggtataaaaatccccattgaaatttggtttaatttagggtgatttttcttgaattgagaaatattttcctgtttttagggtgatttttcttgaattgagaaatattttcctgtttttagggtgatttgtcctaaatttaaggtgtatttttctataaGTAAGgacgaattttctttttttttagattagacaaatttaaaaaaaaacgtggttgtgcatgcttaactgaatttgggaactggggctgctttaattaaacaacaccggcggaggacaccgttgtATGGGAGCTGCGTTAAGGTGGTCCAACCTATACAGCAAGGCgttaaaactgaaaaatcatgtttgtaaaaaaattagagaaataagtatgaggagaaaaaacaacttacttttggTCACTGCGAGAATcaaacccacgacctctcggtttagagtctaacgtcctaccgctgcacgaCAGACCCATTGCGCAAGGCGACGTACAAACCTtgcacacatcttattttcttgaggtctacgttataatttgactaaaggcaactaaaccttatatttatacccgttactcgtagagtaaaaggatatattgaattcgtgcaaaagtatgtaacagggagaaggaagcgtttccgaccctgtaaagtatatatattcttgatcagggtcactagccgagtcgatatagccatgtccgtctgtctgtctttacgtctgtctgtctttacgtctgtctgtccgtatgaacgctgagatctcggaaactacaaaagctagaaggttgagatttttcaCACATATTCTTAGGCTTCCTaggcagcgcaagtttatttcagccgagcgccacgccccctcttatgcccacaatcgcccactaacgattttaaaacttgtctggcgcccacacttttaaagatttccgagaagtataaatgcaattttgttgcatttatttatttatacctatcgaaatgtagaagacatttttcaaatcggaacattcattgaaaagttatacgtaatcaaaattatttatatatctatctccctcgcactccctttagctgagttacgattactAGATAGCCAAGACACCAaaccgagtacagcgttcgcactccctttagctgagtgacggttattagatagtcgggacaccaactcgactatagcgttctctcttttttttttaaatgaataagaagaagagtcgtagaattttttttggataaatgGCGATATTTTCTTGGATTAATGGCGATATTTTCCGAccttttttcttgatttaatagTAAAATCGCCTTTgattctagaaaataaatacctatttttcAGGAATGTTGTGTAATTTTTTAGTATTCTAGTATGGTGGCCTAGCTGTTAGAAGCCGCGGAAACCGCGGTTCGACCTCACGCAGGACGagtctaaattttttttaatagttattgatttttttttggataaaaCCGCATTCAGTCGGCGGTATActcttttagtaaattgatcaacaaattttgaaggaatgaactgatttggggatggcactcaAAGGCGCTTGAAAAGCAACGCACTAATTTGCTAAAAGAAAAccgtaaaaatcaacaaatacatttttttttaggaaacaacaaaacaaacgacctatattatattttttatttattgaaagtaATCCATCCACGACTCCGAGCCCTGCCCTGCCAACAAGGAAGACTCTTACTAAAAAGGGTGTAAACTGCCAAGGAAACCACACAGCAAACTACGGAGGCTGTCCAGTCTACAAGGAGATGAAAAAACGGATGCAACGAACGACAACGGCACGCTACCAGAACACACAGAACAATTACATGAGATCACAAACGACACCGGAAGTTTTCTTTGCAAAAGCAGCCAGGTCTTCATTTGGCCCTTCAATTACCACCAACGGCATTTCTTACGCCAGTGCTCTAAAATCAGGCACAGCTCACATAGAACCGAAAATGGATAACATCCCGCAGGCCATGGGACATCCCCAAAGTGACATGGAAACTATGATGATCACTTTGCAACATAATATGATGGAATTTATGTCCTTCATGAAAACCACCATGCAAACCCTTGTGCAAACCcaaaacattttgttaaaaatactcgCAGCTCAGCAGTCCAAATAAACTATGCCTAGTCTTCGAATAACTTTGTGGAACGCCAACGGTGTTTCACGGCATATACCTGAAATAAGTCAGTTTCTGAACGAAAACCACATCGACGTTATGTTGCTGGCAGAAACGCATCTCACcagcaaatatattttcaaatacggGGATACACGTTCTACAGCACAGATCATCCAGATGGTAAAGCACATGGCGGAACCGGCATCTTAATAAGAGACCGCATCAAACAGCACTTTCACCAAAGGtttgcaaaaagttatttGCAAGTTACATCGACCCGTTTTACAGTCTCCGAAGACCAATTCATGGACTTCTACAATTCACTTGGAGAGCGATTCATAGCAGCAGGAGATTACAACCCCAAGCACACACACTGGGGATCCCGCCTTGTGACCCCCAAAGGAAGGCAACTATATAACGCACTCATCAAGACATGCAACAAACTGGACTACGTTTCGCCAGGCAGCCCTACATACTTGCCTACAGATCCTAGAAAACTACCTGACTTAATTGATTTTGCtgtgacaaaaaatatttctcgcAATCTAATATCTGCAAAATCGCTTTTGGATCTATCATCGGACCACTCACCAGTGCTAATAACTCTTCTTGAAAGCCCGGAATTAATCGAGCACCCTTGGAGGCTGACGTCGCATCGAACCAACTGGCTGAAGTTCAAAAAGTACGTAAGTTCCCACATTGAACTGACTCCACAGCTCAACATCAAGGAGGACATCGACTGCTATGCCGATGCACTGGAGTCTGTACTCGTCGCAGCAGCCAAAGTCTCTACACCGCAAGGGAGGGATGGGCGCACACACCAACACAAAACTAACTTGGAAATCGAACAGCTTGTTTTGGAGAAAAGACGTTTGAGGCGTGCTTGGCAAACCAGCAGATCGCCATCCTCGAAACAAAGTCTTAAGGAAGCTGGTCGCAGACTTACCAGGGCCCTAAGGCGCGAAGAAGTAGAAGCACAACGCCAGTACATTGAGAAACATTCACCCACCAGCACCAAGCATCCCTTGTGGAAGGCCCACCCAAATCTAAGTGCGCCGTCCGAAACAGTAATCCCCATAAGAGACTCTCAGAGCTTGCTTTACACCTTAAATGTCTTTCAGCCAAACCCTGCAACAAATTCATTCGCACTACCGCCGCCGCCAATTCGAATCGAAACTGAGACGGACCCAATTCAGTTTCAACCAAACGAAGTTGCAAAAGTCATCAGCGAGcaattgaaatcaaaaaagGCCCCAGGCGGTGATCTAATAACTGCGAAAATGCTAATTGAACTCCCATACTGTGCAGTTGAGGTCATTTGTAAACTCTTTAACGGGATTACACGACTTGGCTTGTTGACTTCTGTGGCGGCCGATCAAGACATAATAAAAACGCAAATTATTTTCTGCTTGACAATTGCAGTACGTGCGTGCGACGAGCGGCGTGCGTCGTACGAAACGATGGCTTTATTCGTTTAAGGCGAAGCGTGAAGCGTTTTATTATCTGGTTTTTAAAGGCTTAAATTAGAAcacaaattagtttttatgcTGAGACTACGTACCAATCGTTTCGGCTGAAAGTACAAAAGTGGCAACTCTATCGAGCCTATCGTGAGCTTATAATCGTATGTGATCGATTACACAGTAATCGTTTCAAAGTAATCGTTtcaaattaaacattaaatgataaagggTACAAGTATTTGAATTTATCTtgacttaatttaaatgaaaattataataataaagagcATTTCTTAACATTCCGGCCCCCGTGAATAGGAGCCTGCTGAGATTCACCAATGACGTCGAGGACGGCCAATTTGGACGCTGGTCTTCGAAGTactgcagttgcagtttttaCCGTTGCTGATCGCACTTGTCCGTCCTTTGCTGATTGAATTTCAATGATTCTTCCCTTCCTCCATACACCACGGCTATCGGTCTCGTCGCAAATCAGGACCACATCTCCAATTTGTATTGGCTCCACACGGTTGAACCACTTAGTGCGTCGGGTTAGGGTCGGCAAGTACTCCTGGATCCATCGTTTCCAGAAGGTGTGCATTAACTGCTGCCGGATATGCCATTGCTTCTTCAGGCAGACGTTTTCGTCAACTACCGGTGTTTGTACTTGGTTTGGGCagccaagtaaaaaatgaTTTGGAGTAAGCGGATCGTCTTCGTATGAATCGATCGGTAGGTGTGTTAAAGGACGAGAATTAATAAGGTTTTCAGCTTCATTTAACAGACCTTGAAGAGTTTCAACCTGAGGTACCTTTTCTTTGAGGGTTAATGCCAAAATTCGTTTCACACTACGCACCAAACGCTCCCATGCCCCACCAGCAGCAGGATTGCCTGGCGTGTTAAATACCCACTCAATACCACAGCGACCACTCTCCATTGCAACCGCATCCACCACCTCAATCCATTGCTCTTTTCCGACACCGACGAAGTTCGTTCCTTGATCACTTCTAATTCTCTTTGGTACTCCTCTTCGGCAACAAAAGTTCTTGAGACACATAATGGCAACATCCGATGACAAATCCTTAGACAATTCGAGGTGTATAGCTCTTGTAGTCATACAGGTGAATAACGCTACCCACCTTTTTTCACGTCGCCTGCCAATAGCTACCAATAGGGGCCCAAGATAATCGAGCCCTGTATACGTAAAGGGTCTGACAAAGGCTGCAACTCTGTCCATAGGCAACTGTCCCAATAAGGGTGGCTTTGGCATTGCGGATAAGTTTTTGCATAACTGACAGTTGGTCTTAATAGTTTTAGCTAAACGGCAAATAGATGGTATCCAAAATGTTTGTCTAATGGAACAGATCATGGTATCCACATTTTGGTGTTTACACAGTTCATGATGATGCTGGGCGATCAGTAAAGTCAGTTTATGGGTTTTGGGTAATATAATTGGACGTTTTGTCATAGGACCAACGCAGTACACCGTCGTCACCCAGTTTGGGCGAAAGGTTCCATATGGGACTGGAATTGGTTATGGGTTGACCATTCTTTAACTGAGTTACTTCTTGGTGGAAACAAGCGAGTTGGACTGATTTACATAATAGTTTTTCATAACTACAAATTTCTTCAGCTGTTAGTACTGTATaccttttaaaggatttatttttgaacagCTCGATGGCACGGCGAACCCAAGAATAGACTCGCAAtagtaaatacaaattttggaCGTAATTCGTTGTCATGGTTGTGAGATTTTATATCATCAGGTGGTGACGGCCACTCGGAGCTGTCGAGATATAAAAATGGAGGTCCATCAATCCAGACGCTTGGATCTGCCTTTGAGGACAAGCGTGTGGCGGCGTCTGCGGGATTTTTCGTTCCGGGAATCCATTTCCATTGGTCGATCTTTGAGCTTTCCAAAATTTCTGTTACTCTGTGGGCGACATATTGCTTATAGCGACGGCTATCTGATTGTATCCAGCTTATTACAGTTTTTGAATCCGACCACAGATAAACATGTTTTGGGCTGACTTCATGGTTATTTATTATGGCGTTTTTAAGTCGAACTCCCAGGACTGCAGCTTGTAGTTCGAGGCGTGGTATTGATAATGTTTTTATAGGACTACAGTTAGCCTTACCCATCACAAACACTATTGCCACTTGTTCCTGATacagtaggggagagtgggggaatttcgtcacaggggcaatttcgtcacctgcaatatctcggaatccataagtcgtaaaaatatataatttttttgttttagtccttcaagacggccagacacaaccaatgcatttgttttgcacagaaggccaagataattaagctataatattaaatgtgttttaacagttcaaaagctacatttagttctcgacgaaattttttctgtatgccacaattcaaaaggaataagatacacgattttttatataatacacagtgctataatgtgcatttctgcgtcagtgatttttaacttcgcgcctaatttcgcaagaaaaataattatttctaaaaaagtacggtctggggaaatttcgccaccctacgctaagggtaaattcgcacctattttaaatacatatttttatatttgacgagctggctaacgaacagactaccaacagcagcaacaaatataggacgtcaacaaaaatggtacgcttgatcagtgtagcatattttcaggcgttaaactccctacatttttcaggtgacgaaatttccccagttgtgtggtgattttacccccctatgtggtgagattgccccagtatattggttttacattttatttttttataaatcaccaagctaattaaaaaaataggggaatgtcacattttaaagcttggtgctaaccgcattcaacaataaaaatagaaatatgataacgtgtctcaagatggacaaaaaatagctttgaaaaaatgctgacgaaattcccccactctcccctactctcCAGTAAGCGACGGCGGCAAAGGCTTCCTCGCTTGCGTCTACGAAAATATGAAGTTGCAAGTCGAGATCAGGTTTGGTGATATTATTATGATAGCATCTGTGAATCCTTACGTCTTTTACCTTTTGCAGTTGGTCGTACCAAGTAATCCATACGTTGTGAAGGCTCTCGGGAATAACCTCATCCCACATTGTATTTAGGCGCCATAATTCTTGAATTATGATTTTGGCTTTCATTACAAAAGGTGCTATAAATCCAAAGGGGTCACATATGGACATTATCATGGACAGAACTTGTCTCTTTGTTGGAGGTGATTTTTGCTTCAGCTACGTTGTTCGGCACTCCTTTAAACTTTACTATGAAACAGAACTGGTCTGATCCATGATCCCAATGAAGTCCAagtattttttcagtgttcggCTCAGAGTGATTTAATGTTGTTGGCGACGTCATGATCTCTGGTGAGTTGTTCATCCTTGCCAGAAGCTTCTTTGAGTTTGACACGAATCCAcgaagttcaaaatttccgtTCAGATGAATTTGTACGACCTTGTTAATTACGTTATGTGCTTCATCGATTGTGTCAAATCTGTCTACATAATCATCGACGTAATGATGATCAACAATGGCTTTTACTGCTCTGGGACTCTCGTTTTTAAAGAACTCGgcattaagattttttacatattgagCTGAACAGGGTGAACTGGCTGAACCGAATATCATCACATTCATCACATAGACGTCTGGTTCTCTCGTAACGTGTCGTATCGCAATCTCTCCATAGAAACCGTTGATAATCTTGGTCTTCCTTTCTGATGAATACACGGTAaaacatttctttaatatccgcACAAATTCCTATTTTACGTTGACGAAACTTGAACAGTATAGACGGCAACGGGATTGGCTGATAGGCATGAGTTCAGTGACACTCCATTAATTTGGGCGGCGGCGTCGAATACTAGTctgagtttatttttatttaaattattgacGGCGAAATGCGGCAAATACCATTTTTTCTACCTTACTTAATTTACGCGCATATCCTTTTCATTCATCCTTGGACATTTTACTTTCCGCTATTTTCAGTCGACGTAGCGCCGTGTCGTAACTGTCTggcattttaataatatcgGTTTTCCATAAAAGCCCAGTCTCCATTTCGGTTTTGTTTGTCGTCTCCTTCAAGATCTTTTCACTTCTTTGGTCAATATCTGATTTAAGCGGTAATGTTAGTCTAACCCCAAACTGGTCAATGTTTATGAAGTTATGTATTATGTTTTGAATGTCGTCCATTGAATTTTTACATTCTTCTACATGGCATACTACACCGCTGTGTCTGTTTTCGTTCGACCCGAACAATATCCATCCTAATTTGGTTCTATGAGCTGAGAAGTTTTCATTTAGATTAATTATTTCCAAAGGTCTGACTAGATTGATATGGGGCATTCCTATTAATAGTTTCGGCGTAGCATTAGTATAATTTTCAATAGGCAAATCTTTTAggcatggaaaatatttacaaaattttggCAAATTTAGATCTTGGCATGGTAACATTAACCTTTTAACTgttcttacatttttcatatggCAAAAAGATAGAGATCCTGTAGGGTTTCCTTGTAATTCCAGGTTTATTTGTTGAGACATTTCTGTTGTGGATTTGTTACCTATCCACTTTAATGTCATATGGCTTTTCGATCCTTTAAGACCCAGCAATTCGGCTGTTTCCTCTTCGATAAGAGATATAGTTGAACCCTCGTCGATAAAAGCAATTATTGTGCATTGTGATTTAGGACCTGTAACGGTTATAGGCACGAACTTAAAAAGGGTCGTGTTCGGTGGTTCATTATCCATTATTGTTGTAGAAACTATGTCGGTCTTTGTTTCGTCTGGAATATTCTCAATCTTAGCGGATTGGTTCTTTGAATCGTGAAGAAGACGATTGTGATATCTTTGACATGAATCGATTTTGCATTCTCTACGGAATGAGCAAGTTTGCATAGAGAGCCCCGGGCAAAGACACACAAAGCAAAGTCGTTGTTTCTTAACGATTTCCCATTTTTCAGGTAAGGTCTTCTTCTTGAAATTGTCGCATTGATAGACCTTGTGGTCGTGATTACAAATTGGGCATTTGCGGGAACGCTCCTGTTTATTGTCAACTGTGAAAATGTGTTTAGGTTGACTTTTCTTTTCCTGTGTTTTTTCGGTCGTCATCGTCGATGTACTGCCCATTGCTATTGATACATAGCTTGCAATGTTTTGAAGCCATCCTGCAAATTGTTTGACTGACGGATATACAATTCCTCTTTCCATGATATACTTGGCCCACTCTTCCTCATGACACTGAGGTCGATAATATCAgtaattttgttatatttaactGGCGGAAATGCTCTAACTTTATCGAGCTGACTTCGTATTAGCACTTCGGGTCGTCCGTAGTGGTTATTTAATGTTTGCATAATTGTTTCGACATTGTTTGAATATATAAGTAATGATGCTACCAAATTCTTAGCTGGACCATGCAGTGACTTTTGAAGGCGAGACAAATTCTCCAAATTGGTATAACTGTGGGCGTTTGTAGTTTCCCTATAGGCTACATGAAACATTGGCCACTGCTCTGGCGTTCCATCGAACGTCGGAAGATCCTGTAGCTTGCGTGAATACGGCTGATATAGATGCGGCTGGCCTGGCTGCTGGGCCTGCGATGAGGTTGAAGGCGTTGAGAAGATCGGGAGCGAGTGAGCAGATGTGGGCGGCGGTGCGGTGACCTGATAGGTACTGTTATAGGAGGCTGGCGGAAATGATATTGGTACATATGGACGACT
This portion of the Drosophila takahashii strain IR98-3 E-12201 chromosome 3R, DtakHiC1v2, whole genome shotgun sequence genome encodes:
- the LOC138913388 gene encoding uncharacterized protein → MTKRPIILPKTHKLTLLIAQHHHELCKHQNVDTMICSIRQTFWIPSICRLAKTIKTNCQLCKNLSAMPKPPLLGQLPMDRVAAFVRPFTYTGLDYLGPLLVAIGRRREKRWVALFTCMTTRAIHLELSKDLSSDVAIMCLKNFCCRRGVPKRIRSDQGTNFVGVGKEQWIEVVDAVAMESGRCGIEWVFNTPGNPAAGGAWERLVRSVKRILALTLKEKVPQVETLQDDPLTPNHFLLGCPNQVQTPVVDENVCLKKQWHIRQQLMHTFWKRWIQEYLPTLTRRTKWFNRVEPIQIGDVVLICDETDSRGVWRKGRIIEIQSAKDGQVRSATVKTATAVLRRPASKLAVLDVIGESQQAPIHGGRNVKKCSLLL